Proteins from a genomic interval of Verrucomicrobium sp.:
- a CDS encoding haloacid dehalogenase-like hydrolase has product MKLILWDIDGTLLDTGRAGQSAFYRAWKEITGIDSPPGVVDFRGRTDTFIARQLHAHFNVPWSEESVRVLHERYLENLAAELPRATGTLHPGILEILEAVRLRSDLAQGLLTGNLQRGARLKLEHYKVWHYFEFGAFADDSAVRNELGPFALSRARDRHGRDFKPEEVFIVGDTPHDVACAQAIGARSIGVGTGHFPAAELAACGATAVLDDLSDPAAFFAVVDRV; this is encoded by the coding sequence ATGAAGCTGATCCTCTGGGACATCGACGGCACGCTGCTGGACACCGGCCGGGCCGGGCAGAGCGCCTTTTACCGCGCCTGGAAGGAGATCACCGGCATCGACAGCCCGCCGGGCGTCGTCGATTTCCGGGGGCGGACCGACACCTTCATCGCCCGGCAGCTCCACGCCCATTTCAATGTCCCCTGGAGCGAGGAAAGCGTCCGCGTCCTCCATGAGCGCTATCTGGAAAACCTGGCCGCCGAGCTGCCCCGCGCGACCGGCACGCTCCACCCGGGCATCCTGGAAATCCTGGAGGCGGTCCGCCTCCGGTCCGACCTGGCCCAGGGCCTCCTCACCGGAAACCTCCAGCGCGGCGCGCGGCTGAAGCTGGAGCATTACAAGGTGTGGCACTACTTCGAGTTCGGCGCCTTTGCCGACGACAGCGCGGTGCGGAACGAGCTGGGCCCCTTCGCCCTTTCCCGGGCGCGGGACCGGCACGGCCGGGATTTCAAGCCGGAGGAGGTTTTCATCGTCGGTGACACGCCGCACGACGTGGCCTGCGCGCAGGCGATCGGGGCCCGGTCGATCGGCGTCGGCACGGGCCACTTTCCGGCGGCGGAGCTGGCCGCCTGCGGGGCCACCGCCGTCCTGGATGACCTCTCCGATCCGGCGGCGTTCTTCGCCGTGGTCGACAGAGTCTAG
- a CDS encoding biotin--[acetyl-CoA-carboxylase] ligase: MHAPALPPDAAILRALFAARDSYVSGSALAEQLGVTRAAVWKRMESLQEIGYPILSQPHSGYRLDEALPDILCADEIIARLPATRIPWRPVVFAETQSTNDLANREAHIGHPQGLCIAADRQTKGRGRRGRSWHARAGDSLLASVLLRPGWPLTQVARLTIVASLAIAEAAESLVPARIDIKWPNDLFHDGRKLGGILTEISADAETIGAAVVGFGVNCRQLPSDFPEELRAKATSLCQLAGGSVRRADLLLAILTRLDAWIAAPFEEAREAWARRCLSLGRLVSVETASGPRQGQALGLDENGALLLRGENGRVEAITAGDIA, translated from the coding sequence GTGCACGCCCCCGCGCTTCCCCCGGACGCCGCCATCCTCCGCGCCCTCTTCGCCGCGCGGGACAGCTACGTCTCCGGCAGCGCGCTGGCCGAGCAGCTCGGCGTCACCCGCGCCGCCGTCTGGAAGCGGATGGAATCGCTCCAGGAAATCGGCTACCCGATCCTCTCCCAGCCCCACTCCGGCTACCGGCTGGACGAGGCCCTGCCCGACATCCTCTGCGCGGACGAGATCATCGCCCGCCTGCCCGCCACCCGCATCCCGTGGCGGCCCGTCGTCTTCGCCGAAACCCAGTCGACCAACGACCTGGCGAACCGCGAGGCCCACATCGGCCACCCGCAAGGCCTCTGCATCGCCGCCGACCGCCAGACCAAGGGACGGGGCCGCCGGGGCCGCTCCTGGCACGCCCGCGCGGGAGACAGCCTGCTGGCCTCCGTCCTCCTGCGGCCCGGCTGGCCGCTGACCCAGGTGGCGCGGCTCACCATCGTCGCCAGCCTGGCCATCGCGGAGGCGGCCGAGTCGCTCGTCCCCGCGCGGATCGACATCAAGTGGCCGAACGACCTCTTCCACGACGGGCGCAAGCTGGGCGGCATCCTCACGGAGATCTCCGCCGACGCGGAGACCATCGGCGCCGCCGTCGTCGGCTTCGGCGTCAACTGCCGCCAGCTCCCTTCCGACTTCCCGGAGGAACTGCGCGCCAAGGCCACCTCCCTGTGCCAGCTCGCGGGCGGCTCCGTCCGCCGCGCCGACCTCCTCCTGGCCATCCTCACCCGGCTCGACGCCTGGATCGCCGCCCCCTTCGAGGAGGCGCGCGAGGCCTGGGCCCGCCGCTGCCTCTCCCTGGGCCGCCTCGTCTCCGTCGAGACCGCCTCCGGCCCGCGCCAGGGCCAGGCCCTGGGCCTCGACGAAAACGGCGCCCTCCTCCTGCGCGGGGAGAACGGCCGCGTGGAGGCGATCACCGCGGGCGACATCGCATGA
- a CDS encoding tetratricopeptide repeat protein, protein MRRAGALLLSLACLASAHAAPPSRSAKAAPAAAPSPFDLHHGDDYLQSAAPTAPDPEALAAQAEALAARGDDAGAREIIARYLAAAPDGPSAEELAFWRAFCAYRMKDPKAEDELRAFLKLHPQGPRAFEARRTLGLLERREGKAAEAAKLFDRLAADSADRPHRAAEARLLAFLARAEAADPVLRAEAAAAFPALAADGACDQPAALEMGALRLGSGFLDAGDAESALSLLRFLRPRAALDSAQQERRSALKEESLSHPEEAAELGALQDALAKDLASLDAVPDYDAAWRLRAASAYARTGRQREAALLLADALPSWPASSKAAAATQLAAAYAALERWPETLRAVDAAGEPTPALRLLRAQAQQNLGEPAAAIATLQALRAGPPSPENERAGFLLGRALLQAGRPAEAEAAFAALLRDYPKTSFREAAVYWTGRSLYDEGKYKEARAAWEQGRAAFPAGSLRAECLYWEARARCAAKDYAGAAEAVEAFRKEFPDGPEKDEAAVLLADCRLAVGRYAEGIALLEQATPSGTSLSGYAALRLGAAREALGREADAAAGYAAFLKAVPESPSAPELLARAARIDLRSGREADALSLLLGAAEQSGDGPNADPLFLQLAALGRIPALRPGLDKALDGWSGDAARPSLAARACWTQSRLANDPKPALLRGAALDAPHVGPALRADFADALREAGRKEEARAAYEALLPTAQAARGHAGLGLLRLPADPEGARTEFQAAAQGAPDAALAPAWKAWAELDEKAGRAEAARSDWERLLALPGLPAATAVAALNHLGDLYLASGHPEKAIPCYQRIYVMYGRWPDYVARAYWESGQAFEKLDRKPEAVATYKELAGRSDLASFTETALARQRLKELAPLS, encoded by the coding sequence ATGAGGCGGGCGGGCGCGCTCCTGCTCTCCCTGGCCTGCCTGGCCTCCGCCCACGCGGCGCCCCCCTCCCGTTCCGCCAAGGCCGCGCCCGCCGCGGCCCCCTCCCCCTTCGACCTCCATCACGGCGACGATTACCTGCAAAGCGCCGCCCCGACCGCTCCCGATCCGGAGGCCCTGGCCGCGCAGGCGGAAGCCCTGGCCGCCCGCGGCGACGACGCCGGGGCCCGGGAAATCATCGCCCGCTATCTGGCCGCGGCGCCGGACGGCCCCTCCGCCGAGGAGCTGGCATTCTGGCGCGCCTTCTGCGCCTACCGGATGAAGGACCCCAAGGCGGAGGACGAGCTGCGCGCCTTTCTTAAGCTCCATCCGCAGGGCCCGCGCGCCTTCGAGGCCCGCCGCACCCTGGGCCTCCTGGAACGGCGGGAAGGAAAAGCCGCCGAGGCGGCCAAACTCTTCGACCGCCTGGCCGCCGACTCCGCCGACCGGCCCCACCGCGCGGCCGAGGCCCGGCTCCTCGCCTTCCTGGCCCGCGCGGAAGCGGCCGATCCCGTCCTGCGGGCGGAAGCCGCCGCCGCCTTCCCCGCGCTGGCCGCCGACGGCGCGTGCGACCAGCCCGCCGCGCTGGAGATGGGCGCGCTGCGGCTCGGCTCCGGCTTCCTGGACGCCGGGGACGCGGAAAGCGCGCTTTCCCTCCTCCGCTTTCTGCGGCCCCGCGCGGCGCTGGACTCCGCGCAGCAGGAACGCCGGAGCGCGCTGAAGGAGGAATCCCTTTCCCATCCCGAAGAGGCCGCCGAATTGGGCGCGCTCCAGGACGCCCTGGCGAAGGACCTCGCCTCCCTGGACGCCGTGCCCGACTACGACGCCGCCTGGCGGCTGCGCGCCGCCTCCGCCTACGCCCGGACGGGCCGCCAGCGGGAGGCCGCGCTCCTCCTGGCCGACGCGCTGCCGTCCTGGCCCGCCTCCTCCAAGGCCGCCGCAGCGACGCAGCTGGCCGCCGCCTACGCCGCGCTGGAACGCTGGCCGGAAACGCTCCGCGCCGTCGACGCGGCGGGAGAGCCCACGCCCGCCCTGCGCCTCCTCCGCGCCCAGGCGCAACAGAATCTGGGCGAGCCGGCGGCGGCGATCGCCACCCTCCAGGCGCTCCGCGCCGGGCCTCCCTCCCCGGAAAACGAGCGGGCCGGATTCCTCCTGGGCCGCGCGCTGCTCCAAGCCGGACGCCCGGCCGAGGCGGAGGCCGCCTTCGCCGCCCTCCTGCGCGATTATCCAAAGACCTCCTTCCGCGAAGCCGCCGTCTATTGGACCGGCCGCTCCCTTTACGACGAGGGGAAATACAAGGAGGCCCGCGCCGCATGGGAGCAAGGCCGCGCCGCCTTTCCCGCGGGCTCCCTCCGTGCCGAGTGCCTCTATTGGGAAGCCCGCGCGCGGTGCGCGGCAAAGGACTACGCGGGCGCGGCAGAGGCCGTGGAGGCCTTCCGCAAAGAGTTTCCCGACGGCCCGGAAAAGGACGAGGCCGCCGTCCTGCTGGCCGATTGCCGCCTGGCCGTGGGCCGCTACGCGGAAGGGATCGCCCTCCTGGAACAGGCCACGCCCTCCGGCACCTCCCTCTCCGGCTACGCGGCGCTCCGCCTGGGCGCGGCGCGGGAAGCCCTGGGCCGGGAGGCGGACGCGGCGGCGGGCTACGCCGCCTTCCTCAAGGCGGTCCCGGAGAGTCCCTCCGCCCCGGAGCTCTTGGCCCGCGCCGCGCGGATCGACCTCCGCTCCGGGCGGGAAGCCGACGCCCTCTCCCTTCTCCTCGGCGCGGCGGAACAATCCGGCGACGGGCCGAACGCCGACCCTCTTTTTCTCCAGCTCGCCGCGCTAGGCCGGATTCCCGCGCTGCGGCCCGGCCTGGACAAGGCCCTCGACGGCTGGAGCGGGGACGCCGCCCGCCCGTCCCTGGCCGCGCGCGCCTGCTGGACCCAAAGCCGCCTGGCGAACGATCCGAAGCCGGCCCTTCTGCGCGGCGCCGCGCTCGACGCGCCGCACGTCGGCCCGGCCCTCCGCGCCGACTTCGCCGACGCCCTGCGCGAGGCCGGAAGGAAAGAGGAAGCCCGCGCCGCCTACGAGGCGCTCCTGCCCACGGCGCAGGCCGCCCGGGGCCACGCGGGCCTGGGCCTTCTGCGCCTCCCCGCCGACCCGGAAGGGGCCCGGACCGAATTCCAAGCGGCGGCCCAGGGCGCGCCCGACGCCGCGCTGGCCCCGGCCTGGAAAGCCTGGGCGGAGCTGGACGAAAAGGCGGGCCGGGCCGAGGCGGCGCGGAGCGATTGGGAACGGCTGCTGGCCCTCCCCGGACTGCCCGCCGCGACGGCGGTGGCCGCCCTCAACCACCTGGGCGATCTTTATCTAGCCTCCGGCCATCCGGAAAAGGCGATCCCCTGCTACCAGCGCATCTACGTCATGTATGGCCGCTGGCCCGATTACGTGGCCCGCGCCTACTGGGAAAGCGGCCAAGCCTTCGAGAAGCTCGACCGGAAACCGGAGGCGGTGGCCACGTACAAGGAACTCGCCGGCCGGAGCGACCTGGCCTCCTTCACGGAAACCGCCCTGGCCCGGCAGCGGCTCAAGGAGCTGGCGCCTTTAAGCTGA